In a genomic window of Seriola aureovittata isolate HTS-2021-v1 ecotype China chromosome 11, ASM2101889v1, whole genome shotgun sequence:
- the tnfsf13b gene encoding tumor necrosis factor ligand superfamily member 13B isoform X2: MGPAMAVLAGVKPGTGQQAGGGRLSWPVFLLTLAAVTCSSLSALSLYQLVALRAEVEGLKSEVCRRREEGQEAKHGGQTENINSRRSNQEPLQQPESQHASTLLRKRRVVAGADTLVSQPCLQLLANRKRTTFSKGIPWQTGLRRGSALEAEGDRILVRQEGFFFVYSQVFYMDSTFAMGHVVIRWKSNVVGNDDPFAVLFRCIQSMNPVFPFNTCYTGGIVKLEVGDHLELLIPRSTANVSLDGDVTFLGAVKLA; the protein is encoded by the exons ATGGGCCCTGCGATGGCAGTTTTGGCAGGTGTGAAGCCTGGGACTGGACAACAAGCAGGTGGAGGGAGGCTGTCCTGGCCAGTTTTCCTGCTGACACTAGCTGCTGTCACCTGCTCCTCTCTTTCCGCTTTGTCCCTGTACCAACTGGTGGCTCTCAGAGCGGAGGTAGAGGGACTCAAATCAGAGGTCTGTcgcaggagagaggagggacaagAGGCCAAGCATGGAGGCCAG ACTGAGAATATCAATAGCAGGAGAAGCAACCAAGAGCCGCTCCAGCAACCTGAGTCTCAACATGCTTCCACCCTGTTAAGGAAGAGGAGAGTCGTGGCTGGAGCAGACACATTAG TTTCTCAACCTTGCCTGCAGCTGTTGGCAAACAGGAAAAGGACAACCTTCAGCAAAG GTATCCCCTGGCAGACAGGACTGAGGAGGGGCTCTGCcctggaggcagagggagacCGCATATTAGTTAGACAGGAGGGCTTCTTCTTTGTGTACAGTCAG GTCTTCTACATGGACAGTACCTTTGCAATGGGTCACGTGGTGATCCGGTGGAAGAGTAATGTGGTGGGAAACGACGATCCTTTTGCAGTCCTGTTCCGCTGCATCCAGAGCATGAACCCTGTCTTCCCTTTCAACACCTGCTACACAGGAG GTATTGTGAAACTGGAGGTCGGGGACCACTTGGAGCTTCTGATCCCCCGTTCCACAGCCAACGTGTCCCTGGACGGAGACGTCACCTTCCTCGGTGCCGTCAAACTGGCTTAA
- the abhd13 gene encoding protein ABHD13, producing MEKPWRLWGAMERCTLTLASWSWGACRVSLLALILTFHLYGGFFLLALILASVAGILYKFQDVLLYFPDQPSSSRLYVPMPTGIPHENVYIRTKDGVKLNLILLRYTGGDTPPGVTSGNQSSPTSSAPPTILYFHGNAGNIGHRVPNALLMLVNLKANVVLVDYRGYGKSEGEPSEDGLYLDAEATLDYVMTRPDLDKTKVVLFGRSLGGAVAVRLASVNPHRVAAIIVENTFLSIPHMAATLFSFLPMRLLPLWCYRNQFLSYRQVALCRMPSLFVSGLSDQLIPPVMMKQLYELSPARTKRLAIFPEGTHNDTWQCQGYFAALEQFMKDLLKSHAHEESAQPSASVTII from the coding sequence ATGGAGAAACCGTGGAGGCTGTGGGGGGCAATGGAGCGTTGTACCCTAACTCTGGCCTCCTGGTCCTGGGGTGCCTGTCGAGTCTCCCTTTTGGCCCTCATTCTCACCTTCCACCTGTATGGAGGATTTTTTCTCCTCGCTCTCATCCTAGCCTCTGTGGCTGGCATCCTCTACAAATTTCAGGATGTGCTCCTCTACTTCCCTGACcagccctcctcctctcgcCTTTATGTTCCCATGCCAACAGGAATCCCCCATGAGAATGTGTACATCCGCACCAAGGACGGTGTGAAGCTCAACCTCATCCTGCTTCGCTACACAGGGGGGGACACACCGCCTGGTGTCACCTCTGGCAATCAAAGCAGCCCCACATCCTCTGCTCCACCCACCATCCTTTATTTCCATGGTAATGCAGGTAATATTGGCCACAGGGTGCCAAACGCCCTACTGATGCTGGTCAATCTGAAAGCCAATGTAGTGCTGGTGGACTATCGTGGCTATGGAAAGAGTGAAGGTGAGCCTAGTGAGGATGGGCTGTACCTGGATGCAGAAGCCACACTGGATTATGTCATGACCCGTCCTGATCTGGACAAGACAAAGGTGGTACTCTTTGGCCGTTCACTAGGAGGCGCTGTGGCTGTGCGCTTGGCCTCAGTCAACCCTCACCGTGTAGCAGCCATTATTGTTGAAAACACCTTTCTCAGCATCCCTCACATGGCAGCGACGCTCTTCTCCTTCTTGCCCATGCGCTTGCTGCCCTTGTGGTGTTATAGGAATCAGTTCCTGTCCTATCGACAGGTGGCGCTGTGCCGCATGCCCTCGCTGTTTGTGTCTGGTCTGTCAGACCAGCTCATCCCACCAGTTATGATGAAACAACTGTATGAACTGTCTCCTGCACGGACTAAACGCCTGGCTATCTTTCCAGAGGGAACACACAATGACACGTGGCAGTGTCAGGGCTACTTTGCTGCTTTGGAGCAGTTCATGAAGGACCTGTTGAAGAGCCATGCCCACGAGGAGAGTGCTCAGCCCTCAGCTAGTGTCACCATTATCTGA
- the tnfsf13b gene encoding tumor necrosis factor ligand superfamily member 13B isoform X1, with protein MGPAMAVLAGVKPGTGQQAGGGRLSWPVFLLTLAAVTCSSLSALSLYQLVALRAEVEGLKSEVCRRREEGQEAKHGGQTENINSRRSNQEPLQQPESQHASTLLRKRRVVAGADTLVSQPCLQLLANRKRTTFSKELESTLYTGIPWQTGLRRGSALEAEGDRILVRQEGFFFVYSQVFYMDSTFAMGHVVIRWKSNVVGNDDPFAVLFRCIQSMNPVFPFNTCYTGGIVKLEVGDHLELLIPRSTANVSLDGDVTFLGAVKLA; from the exons ATGGGCCCTGCGATGGCAGTTTTGGCAGGTGTGAAGCCTGGGACTGGACAACAAGCAGGTGGAGGGAGGCTGTCCTGGCCAGTTTTCCTGCTGACACTAGCTGCTGTCACCTGCTCCTCTCTTTCCGCTTTGTCCCTGTACCAACTGGTGGCTCTCAGAGCGGAGGTAGAGGGACTCAAATCAGAGGTCTGTcgcaggagagaggagggacaagAGGCCAAGCATGGAGGCCAG ACTGAGAATATCAATAGCAGGAGAAGCAACCAAGAGCCGCTCCAGCAACCTGAGTCTCAACATGCTTCCACCCTGTTAAGGAAGAGGAGAGTCGTGGCTGGAGCAGACACATTAG TTTCTCAACCTTGCCTGCAGCTGTTGGCAAACAGGAAAAGGACAACCTTCAGCAAAG AATTGGAATCGACTCTCTACACAGGTATCCCCTGGCAGACAGGACTGAGGAGGGGCTCTGCcctggaggcagagggagacCGCATATTAGTTAGACAGGAGGGCTTCTTCTTTGTGTACAGTCAG GTCTTCTACATGGACAGTACCTTTGCAATGGGTCACGTGGTGATCCGGTGGAAGAGTAATGTGGTGGGAAACGACGATCCTTTTGCAGTCCTGTTCCGCTGCATCCAGAGCATGAACCCTGTCTTCCCTTTCAACACCTGCTACACAGGAG GTATTGTGAAACTGGAGGTCGGGGACCACTTGGAGCTTCTGATCCCCCGTTCCACAGCCAACGTGTCCCTGGACGGAGACGTCACCTTCCTCGGTGCCGTCAAACTGGCTTAA